In Planctomycetia bacterium, one DNA window encodes the following:
- a CDS encoding flavin reductase family protein: MHRLYLSFVQPRPIAFASTIDAEGRPNLAPFSFYNMMSANPPVVVFSPALNRHGQPKDTLANIRATKEFVIATVTEAIAERMNVCSTEFPHGVSEFEKSGLTPLPGKKVRAMLVKESPVNIECRLMQIVSCGDQPGAGQAVFGEVVAVHVDETVLATGDMVCDPAKLRAVARMGGDLYSRTTDRFALKSLRDPAEFERQGPAKLTND; the protein is encoded by the coding sequence ATGCACCGCTTGTACCTGTCCTTTGTTCAACCGCGGCCGATCGCCTTCGCCTCGACGATCGATGCCGAGGGTCGGCCGAATCTTGCGCCGTTTTCGTTTTACAACATGATGTCGGCGAATCCGCCGGTGGTGGTGTTCAGCCCGGCGCTGAATCGCCACGGGCAGCCGAAGGACACGCTGGCGAACATCCGGGCGACAAAGGAGTTTGTCATCGCGACGGTCACGGAGGCCATCGCCGAGCGGATGAACGTGTGCAGCACGGAGTTCCCGCACGGCGTGAGCGAGTTTGAGAAGAGCGGATTGACGCCGCTGCCGGGGAAGAAGGTGCGGGCAATGCTCGTGAAAGAAAGCCCGGTGAACATCGAGTGCCGATTGATGCAGATTGTCAGTTGCGGTGACCAGCCGGGGGCGGGCCAGGCGGTGTTCGGCGAGGTGGTGGCGGTGCACGTGGACGAGACGGTGCTGGCGACGGGGGATATGGTATGCGACCCGGCGAAACTGCGGGCCGTGGCGCGAATGGGGGGCGATCTGTATTCGCGGACAACCGACCGCTTCGCGCTGAAGAGCCTGCGCGACCCGGCGGAGTTTGAGCGGCAGGGACCGGCGAAGCTGACAAACGACTAG
- a CDS encoding thermonuclease family protein, producing the protein MASVLGVVVLLSALDHAREPIRRGARDQDYHDRVARVIHAADGDTLDLELPDGGRPMTRVRLWGVDCPEIAHAPGETDAHFGREAANFVRREVVGRRVRVELDRNRTNRDRYGRLLAYLYVVAEGSDTEGELLNRMLIERGLAYADRRFGHVREREFVAAEQRAEKAKAGLWAAVRREQMPAWRRDIARVGGK; encoded by the coding sequence GTGGCGAGCGTGCTGGGCGTCGTCGTGCTGCTGTCCGCGCTGGATCACGCGCGGGAGCCGATTCGCCGTGGCGCGCGCGATCAGGATTATCATGATCGCGTTGCACGGGTGATTCACGCCGCCGATGGCGATACGCTGGACCTTGAGTTGCCCGACGGCGGGCGACCGATGACGCGTGTACGCTTGTGGGGCGTCGACTGCCCGGAGATCGCGCACGCACCGGGCGAGACCGACGCGCATTTCGGCCGCGAGGCGGCGAACTTTGTGCGGCGAGAAGTCGTGGGTCGACGCGTGCGTGTGGAATTGGATCGAAACCGAACCAATCGCGATCGGTATGGTCGCCTGCTGGCGTATCTGTATGTGGTGGCCGAAGGTTCCGACACCGAGGGCGAGTTGCTGAACCGGATGCTGATTGAGCGCGGCTTGGCGTATGCGGATCGGCGATTTGGTCATGTCCGCGAGCGCGAGTTTGTGGCCGCTGAACAGCGCGCGGAGAAGGCGAAGGCCGGGCTTTGGGCGGCCGTCCGGCGCGAGCAGATGCCTGCCTGGCGGCGGGACATTGCGCGAGTCGGCGGCAAGTGA
- a CDS encoding aspartate kinase translates to MPIVVQKFGGTSLANAEKFHRAARRAIQAKLAGNQVAVVVSAMDQTTDELISLAYEVTDRPSRREMDQLLATGEQVSIALMAMAIHHAGHDAISMTGAQIGIKTDRSHGRARIREITGRTQLMSLLNQGSIVIVAGFQGVDEQFNVTTLGRGGSDTTAVALAASLQADVCEIYTDVDGIYSADPRIVPAARKLDYIFYDEMLELASLGAQVMHSRSIELGKNYGVRLCVRSSLTDAKGTDIVNVSSDLQQVIVRGAALKKGLARVELVRVPNRPGIASEIFRRVAEREVMVDDIIQVIHAGGTTADLSFTVDKGDVEACRNLGLELGQELPGLSVEIRDKLAKVSVVGVGMRTHTGVASRMFEALHQSNVNIENISTSEIVISCVIREEDGERALRAVHEVFELDHAASGGQPGANPLHKP, encoded by the coding sequence ATGCCCATTGTCGTTCAAAAGTTCGGGGGGACGAGCCTGGCCAATGCGGAGAAGTTTCATCGCGCGGCGCGGCGCGCCATTCAGGCCAAGCTCGCCGGGAATCAGGTGGCCGTCGTGGTCTCGGCGATGGATCAGACGACCGACGAGCTGATCAGCCTCGCGTATGAAGTGACCGACCGTCCCAGCCGGCGGGAGATGGATCAGTTGCTGGCCACCGGCGAGCAGGTGTCGATCGCGCTGATGGCGATGGCGATTCATCACGCGGGGCACGACGCGATCAGCATGACCGGCGCGCAGATCGGCATCAAGACGGATCGCTCGCACGGGCGCGCGCGGATTCGCGAAATTACGGGCCGGACGCAGTTGATGTCCCTGCTGAATCAGGGCAGCATCGTGATCGTGGCGGGTTTTCAGGGGGTGGACGAGCAGTTCAACGTGACGACGCTGGGCCGGGGCGGATCGGACACGACGGCGGTGGCGCTGGCGGCGTCCTTGCAGGCGGACGTGTGCGAGATTTATACAGATGTAGATGGGATTTATTCGGCTGATCCGCGGATCGTGCCGGCGGCGCGGAAGCTGGACTACATCTTCTACGACGAGATGCTGGAGCTGGCGTCGCTGGGAGCGCAGGTGATGCACTCGCGCAGCATCGAGCTGGGCAAGAACTACGGCGTGCGGCTTTGTGTGCGCAGCAGCCTGACCGACGCGAAGGGGACCGACATCGTGAACGTATCAAGCGACTTGCAGCAGGTGATCGTGCGCGGGGCGGCGCTGAAGAAGGGCCTGGCCCGCGTGGAACTGGTGCGCGTGCCGAACCGGCCGGGCATCGCCAGCGAAATCTTCCGGCGCGTGGCCGAGCGCGAGGTCATGGTGGACGACATCATCCAGGTGATCCATGCCGGCGGCACGACGGCCGATTTAAGCTTCACGGTCGACAAGGGCGACGTGGAGGCGTGCCGCAATCTGGGGCTGGAGCTGGGGCAGGAGTTGCCGGGTTTGTCCGTCGAGATTCGCGACAAGCTGGCGAAGGTGTCGGTCGTGGGCGTGGGCATGCGCACGCACACGGGCGTGGCCAGCCGCATGTTCGAGGCGTTGCATCAGTCAAACGTCAACATCGAAAACATCTCCACGAGCGAAATCGTGATTTCGTGCGTGATCCGCGAGGAGGACGGCGAGCGTGCGCTCCGCGCGGTGCACGAGGTCTTTGAACTGGATCACGCAGCCAGCGGCGGCCAGCCCGGCGCGAACCCCCTGCACAAGCCGTGA
- a CDS encoding phosphoribosylformylglycinamidine cyclo-ligase: MRRTSRPKQAALTYKSSGVDISANDEMVEQIRHALRRTHDPRVLSRHNAFAGLMLLDYAEPILRRNYKQPVLVAGADGVGSKMLLGLKYGRVAGLGIDLVAMNVNDVLTCGAEPLFFLDYVACHKLEPARVAEIVGGISDGCLQAGCALLGGETAELPDLYEPEHFDLAGFCVGVVERRRIIDGSTVQPGDVVLGLASSGIHSNGYALARKAIARLPRRGKLPVDLGEPLVDALLRPTRIYAPSITALLKKYRRKRVVGAMAHITGGGLEGNLPRVIPESCDVEIDRTSWPVPPIFRLLASTGIDRREMFRVFNMGIGYVLVVRAAFARSVAAFLKVRGETVYRIGVVRRGSGRLRWR, translated from the coding sequence ATGAGACGGACCTCGCGGCCGAAGCAAGCAGCCCTGACTTACAAATCTTCTGGTGTCGATATTTCCGCGAACGACGAGATGGTGGAACAGATCCGCCACGCCCTGCGCCGCACGCACGACCCGCGCGTGCTCTCGCGTCACAACGCCTTTGCCGGGCTGATGCTCCTGGACTACGCCGAGCCGATTCTCCGGCGAAACTACAAGCAGCCCGTGCTCGTCGCCGGGGCAGATGGTGTCGGCTCGAAGATGCTGCTGGGGCTGAAGTACGGCCGAGTCGCCGGGCTGGGCATCGATCTTGTCGCGATGAACGTCAACGACGTGCTGACGTGCGGCGCCGAGCCGCTCTTTTTTCTTGACTACGTTGCTTGTCACAAACTCGAACCGGCTCGCGTCGCCGAGATCGTCGGCGGAATCTCGGACGGATGTCTCCAGGCCGGCTGCGCGCTGCTCGGCGGCGAGACGGCCGAACTGCCCGATCTCTACGAGCCGGAGCATTTCGACCTCGCCGGCTTCTGCGTCGGCGTTGTCGAGCGGCGGCGGATCATCGACGGTTCCACGGTTCAGCCGGGTGACGTGGTCCTCGGCCTGGCGTCGAGCGGGATTCATTCGAACGGATACGCGCTGGCGCGGAAAGCGATCGCGCGGCTGCCCCGGCGCGGCAAGCTGCCGGTCGATCTCGGTGAGCCGCTTGTCGACGCGCTGCTACGGCCGACGCGGATCTACGCCCCGTCGATCACGGCGTTGTTGAAAAAGTATCGGCGCAAGCGCGTCGTCGGCGCGATGGCGCACATCACCGGTGGCGGCTTGGAGGGGAACCTGCCGCGCGTCATCCCGGAATCGTGCGACGTGGAGATTGATCGAACGAGCTGGCCGGTGCCGCCGATCTTCCGGCTGCTGGCATCGACGGGGATCGATCGTCGCGAGATGTTTCGAGTGTTCAACATGGGCATTGGCTACGTGTTGGTGGTTCGTGCGGCGTTCGCGCGGAGCGTTGCGGCGTTCTTGAAAGTCCGCGGGGAGACGGTGTACCGAATCGGCGTTGTTCGCCGCGGGAGCGGACGGCTTCGCTGGCGTTGA
- a CDS encoding PEP-CTERM sorting domain-containing protein: protein MRKISLAVAFVLAAAVSVNAQNINIDFDTAAPGGAGDGAPANTYGAAAGAAGAGCWNLFDGISQTQILNAGTGAACTPTPVTVTRSSALGGNFAFNNANTTGNQELLLDDGQDLSAVTGPLTITFTGLVNGIYDVYTYAVAPDFTGTDTTAVTVNGITLNSTGPIPAGNVFIAGQTHTLHANVAVVAGTLTISADEVAPSFGTINGVQLVLIPEPSSLALLGLGALGLIRRRR, encoded by the coding sequence ATGCGGAAGATTTCACTTGCGGTAGCGTTCGTTCTGGCTGCGGCCGTTTCGGTCAACGCCCAGAACATCAACATCGACTTTGACACGGCTGCACCTGGCGGTGCTGGCGACGGCGCTCCTGCTAACACCTATGGCGCAGCTGCTGGCGCTGCGGGTGCGGGTTGCTGGAACCTGTTCGACGGCATCTCGCAGACCCAGATTCTGAATGCGGGCACGGGTGCGGCATGCACGCCGACGCCTGTGACGGTCACACGCAGCTCCGCACTCGGTGGTAACTTCGCGTTCAACAATGCGAACACCACTGGCAACCAGGAGCTTCTGCTGGACGATGGCCAGGACCTTAGTGCGGTCACCGGCCCGCTGACGATTACGTTCACTGGCTTGGTCAACGGTATCTATGACGTGTACACCTACGCAGTCGCTCCGGACTTCACCGGAACGGACACCACGGCGGTTACCGTCAATGGTATCACGCTGAACTCGACCGGTCCGATTCCGGCCGGCAACGTCTTCATCGCCGGCCAGACGCACACGCTGCACGCGAATGTCGCCGTCGTCGCGGGTACGCTGACGATCAGCGCTGATGAAGTCGCTCCGAGCTTCGGCACGATCAACGGCGTTCAGTTGGTCCTGATCCCCGAGCCGTCGTCGCTGGCCCTCCTCGGCCTCGGCGCGCTCGGCCTGATCCGCCGCCGACGCTAA